The Dethiosulfovibrio peptidovorans DSM 11002 genome has a window encoding:
- a CDS encoding DHH family phosphoesterase, protein MKRIPIMSRVTMENENKARLISTLKNSGSWILVSHVKPDGDTLGSASALFKIGLSLGKDVRWYGKDPFPERYRFLFASDRYESVQSMPDIPEDSVVVALDVSTLDRGIEGMSKGEKLVVIDHHGDNARFGDINLIEDVSSVGEMVYCLAGDLNVAISADMAESIYVAIATDTGGMTFSNTGGKTLRIVADLLDCGLPLQRVVKMLYHNDTVERLHLWGRAYERAVRLDGLCYSWLYDADFEETHTDQDDTESLVNSLMKIKDTKVAVLFVENDKDVKVSLRSDGSLSVREIAHLWNGGGHPCASGCRLTGPMDEVIARVLDSIYKR, encoded by the coding sequence ATGAAGAGAATACCGATTATGTCGAGGGTGACGATGGAGAACGAGAATAAGGCCCGCTTGATTTCCACCTTAAAAAATAGCGGTAGTTGGATATTGGTAAGTCACGTAAAGCCCGACGGCGATACTCTGGGGTCCGCAAGCGCTCTTTTTAAAATAGGCCTATCTTTGGGAAAGGATGTTCGGTGGTACGGCAAGGATCCTTTTCCCGAGCGCTATCGTTTTTTATTCGCCTCCGATCGTTATGAATCGGTCCAATCCATGCCGGACATCCCAGAAGACTCCGTAGTTGTCGCTTTGGACGTGAGTACCCTCGATAGAGGGATAGAGGGAATGTCTAAAGGGGAGAAACTGGTGGTTATCGACCACCACGGTGATAACGCCAGATTTGGGGATATCAACTTGATAGAAGACGTCTCCTCAGTCGGAGAGATGGTCTACTGTTTAGCAGGGGATCTGAACGTGGCGATCTCGGCCGATATGGCAGAGTCTATATACGTGGCGATAGCTACCGATACAGGTGGAATGACCTTTTCCAACACCGGCGGAAAGACCCTGAGAATCGTGGCCGATCTTCTTGATTGTGGTTTACCCCTTCAGCGCGTCGTAAAGATGCTTTATCATAACGACACGGTTGAAAGACTTCATCTTTGGGGACGGGCATACGAACGTGCGGTTCGACTAGATGGCCTGTGTTATTCGTGGTTGTACGATGCGGACTTCGAGGAGACCCATACCGATCAGGACGATACGGAATCGTTGGTCAACTCTCTGATGAAAATCAAGGATACCAAGGTCGCTGTATTGTTCGTCGAAAACGACAAAGACGTGAAGGTAAGTCTTCGCTCCGACGGTAGTTTGTCCGTCAGAGAGATAGCCCATCTATGGAACGGTGGAGGACATCCATGTGCCTCCGGATGCCGATTGACAGGTCCCATGGACGAGGTGATCGCCCGTGTCCTCGACTCGATTTACAAACGGTAG
- the truB gene encoding tRNA pseudouridine(55) synthase TruB, with protein sequence MIIDKPEGVRSTASVSAVKRALGRGVRVGHAGTLDSTAQGLLIVLVGKATRLCRYVMDLPKSYLGIVKFGVKTSTDDGTGDILSSMDDDPFIDRGSLESLVPSFLGIRMQRPPSISALKVDGRRAHLVSRSEKLMELPLRPVFITSLKVQDVFADKGEATIGVVCHKGTYIRSIARDMGDMSGYGAHLSSLRRISTGPFDVSDGVSFSEGMDCLDKEVLSQSLLPVDFISRAYRSYEITRHEDLGALKNGLPLPLSTLRPIKNDEAWCCSRAVVTGEGLLSVCRFRFEDDRCYLVPETNLLMESPS encoded by the coding sequence TTGATAATAGATAAACCAGAGGGAGTCAGAAGCACCGCCAGTGTCTCCGCGGTAAAGAGGGCTCTTGGCAGAGGGGTAAGGGTGGGTCATGCCGGTACTCTGGATTCCACTGCCCAGGGACTTCTGATCGTTCTGGTAGGTAAGGCCACCCGTCTATGTCGTTACGTTATGGATCTGCCCAAAAGCTATCTGGGAATCGTCAAGTTCGGGGTGAAGACCTCCACCGACGATGGTACCGGCGATATCCTGAGCTCTATGGATGATGACCCCTTTATCGACCGGGGATCGTTGGAGTCTTTAGTTCCCTCCTTTTTGGGAATAAGGATGCAGCGTCCTCCCTCCATATCGGCCTTGAAGGTCGACGGTCGGCGAGCTCACCTTGTATCCAGATCGGAGAAGCTGATGGAGTTACCGTTGAGACCGGTCTTTATAACCTCCTTGAAAGTTCAGGATGTTTTTGCCGATAAAGGAGAGGCCACCATAGGAGTGGTCTGTCATAAAGGCACCTATATAAGGAGTATCGCCAGGGACATGGGAGATATGTCCGGATATGGGGCCCATCTGAGCTCATTACGCAGAATCTCTACCGGGCCCTTCGACGTATCGGACGGGGTGTCCTTTTCGGAGGGGATGGACTGTCTCGACAAAGAGGTGCTCTCGCAATCCTTGCTTCCTGTGGATTTTATATCCAGAGCTTACAGGAGCTATGAGATAACGAGGCATGAAGATCTTGGAGCTCTCAAGAATGGACTTCCCCTTCCACTTTCCACTCTAAGGCCGATAAAAAACGATGAGGCCTGGTGCTGCTCGAGGGCTGTAGTCACAGGGGAAGGTCTTCTGTCGGTGTGCAGGTTCCGTTTTGAGGACGACCGTTGTTATCTGGTTCCTGAGACCAATCTGCTGATGGAGAGCCCTTCATGA
- the infB gene encoding translation initiation factor IF-2, translated as MSKIRVYELAKMLEMSNKELMEILHDMDVEVTSHMSSLDVETAQQIEDLVKKSSNNERKTSKEEDKPRRGVSVPEGSSIKEVADILKVSPADAVKTLIAQGVMLPASAQADDSVLTILSDAYEVDIEWAVEADDEEPHKTTLKPEFKGKNLQPRAPIVTVMGHVDHGKTTLLDTIRNTNITAREAGGITQHIGASRISHDGKDIVFLDTPGHAAFTSMRARGAQCTDIAILVVAADDGVMPQTMEAINHAKAAGVPIIVAVNKMDKPGANPDRVKQQLSDQGLIPEDWGGDTIMVHVSAKSGENIDQLLEMILLVSEMEELKADPTVSPEGVVVEAELDKGKGSVATVLVQQGTLKRGDIVLLDSSWGKVRAMIDASGKQVKAAGPSTAVEILGLSEVPQPGERFFVVDNEKTARDAIAAKEQEKRLEANKMAPRMTLEELYTKMQDGETPMLNLLIKCDVQGSIEALTGSLDKLTTDEVGINIVHTGVGGLSESDIMLASASDAIVIGFNVRPDANAKKMAEKEHVQIRLYRVIYDIIDDIKAAMEGMLAPDIREKIIGQAEIREIFKVPKVGKVAGCMVTEGSVKRGSKVRLIRDRVVYWEGELSALRRFKDDVAEVTSGYECGMSFAKFQDIKEGDVVEAYELIEEKRTL; from the coding sequence TTGAGTAAAATCAGGGTCTACGAGCTTGCAAAGATGCTGGAAATGAGCAACAAAGAGCTTATGGAGATACTGCACGATATGGACGTGGAGGTTACGAGCCATATGAGTTCTTTGGACGTGGAAACGGCTCAACAGATTGAGGATTTAGTGAAGAAGTCCTCTAATAATGAAAGAAAAACCTCCAAGGAAGAGGATAAACCTAGGAGAGGAGTTTCCGTTCCGGAAGGATCTTCCATCAAGGAAGTGGCTGATATCCTCAAGGTCTCCCCTGCAGATGCCGTAAAGACCCTTATAGCTCAGGGCGTGATGCTGCCTGCTTCGGCACAGGCCGACGATTCGGTGTTGACCATACTCTCCGATGCTTACGAGGTCGATATCGAGTGGGCTGTCGAGGCCGACGACGAGGAACCTCATAAAACCACATTGAAGCCGGAATTTAAGGGCAAAAATCTTCAGCCCAGGGCCCCTATAGTGACGGTTATGGGGCATGTCGATCACGGCAAGACAACCCTTCTGGATACCATCAGGAACACGAACATAACAGCTAGGGAAGCGGGCGGAATAACGCAGCATATAGGTGCGTCCAGGATTAGCCATGATGGCAAGGACATCGTCTTTCTCGATACTCCGGGGCACGCTGCTTTCACCTCCATGAGGGCCAGAGGTGCCCAGTGTACCGATATCGCTATTTTGGTGGTGGCAGCCGACGATGGCGTAATGCCTCAGACAATGGAGGCCATAAACCACGCCAAGGCTGCCGGAGTTCCCATAATCGTGGCGGTCAACAAGATGGATAAACCAGGAGCCAATCCCGACAGGGTTAAGCAGCAGCTCAGCGATCAGGGGCTGATTCCCGAAGATTGGGGCGGAGATACCATAATGGTCCATGTCTCGGCGAAGTCCGGCGAAAACATAGACCAGCTTCTGGAGATGATCCTTCTCGTTTCTGAGATGGAAGAGTTAAAGGCCGATCCGACCGTATCTCCCGAGGGAGTTGTAGTGGAAGCCGAGTTGGACAAGGGTAAGGGCTCGGTGGCCACGGTGCTGGTTCAGCAGGGAACCCTCAAAAGAGGGGACATAGTGTTGCTGGACTCCTCCTGGGGAAAGGTCCGGGCCATGATAGACGCATCGGGTAAACAGGTAAAGGCCGCCGGTCCAAGCACCGCTGTGGAAATTCTGGGGCTCAGCGAGGTCCCTCAGCCGGGAGAGCGTTTCTTCGTGGTGGACAACGAAAAGACCGCAAGGGATGCCATCGCGGCCAAGGAACAGGAGAAACGCCTGGAGGCTAACAAGATGGCTCCTAGGATGACCCTGGAGGAGCTCTACACTAAGATGCAGGATGGCGAGACCCCCATGCTGAACTTGCTGATCAAATGCGATGTTCAGGGGAGTATAGAAGCTCTTACCGGCTCTTTGGACAAGTTGACGACCGATGAGGTCGGAATAAACATCGTTCATACCGGTGTGGGCGGATTGTCCGAGTCCGATATTATGCTGGCATCCGCATCGGATGCCATAGTCATAGGTTTCAACGTTCGTCCCGACGCCAACGCCAAAAAAATGGCGGAGAAAGAGCATGTCCAGATCCGTCTCTACAGGGTCATATACGATATTATCGATGACATCAAGGCGGCTATGGAGGGAATGCTTGCCCCGGACATAAGGGAAAAGATAATCGGTCAGGCGGAGATCAGGGAGATTTTCAAGGTTCCCAAGGTAGGGAAAGTCGCCGGATGTATGGTGACGGAGGGGTCCGTCAAGAGAGGCTCGAAGGTCAGACTGATAAGGGACAGAGTGGTCTACTGGGAGGGAGAGCTTTCCGCTCTCAGGAGGTTCAAGGACGATGTTGCCGAGGTGACCTCCGGTTACGAGTGCGGAATGAGCTTCGCTAAATTCCAAGATATAAAAGAAGGCGATGTCGTAGAAGCCTACGAACTGATAGAGGAAAAGAGAACCCTGTAG
- the rbfA gene encoding 30S ribosome-binding factor RbfA, whose product MAGFRIERVNKELQREISRLLEFSVKDENAKRAVVTGVDCAKDLKSAKVYFTTISPEDRRSVSESLKKVRTFLRSSLAQTLRIRTVPELRFIYDTSGEYGRSIDRLLDMVVTHEENTDYVEGDDGERE is encoded by the coding sequence ATGGCGGGATTTCGAATAGAGAGAGTCAATAAAGAACTTCAAAGGGAAATATCCCGTCTCCTGGAGTTCTCCGTAAAGGACGAAAATGCCAAAAGAGCGGTTGTAACAGGAGTCGACTGCGCTAAGGACTTGAAATCGGCGAAAGTCTATTTCACCACTATCTCCCCGGAAGATCGCCGTTCTGTCTCGGAGTCCTTGAAAAAAGTGAGGACTTTTCTCAGGTCCTCTCTCGCTCAGACCTTGAGGATCAGGACGGTTCCCGAGTTGCGCTTCATCTACGATACAAGCGGGGAATACGGAAGATCCATTGACAGACTTCTAGATATGGTGGTAACTCATGAAGAGAATACCGATTATGTCGAGGGTGACGATGGAGAACGAGAATAA
- the ribF gene encoding riboflavin biosynthesis protein RibF, protein MIVVLGAFDGYHLGHQRLFSVASAMAERESCGWAVVSFTPHPKTVLMHERVSLLFTEEEKVLLREILSIPTMIQFPFTSRLSSMDPEDFFSYMDKEIGVSGVVVGDNFRFGRERRGDVDTLSEICRGKGIPFSSVLPVTIDGSVVSSTSIRDLISMGKISEASTRLGYPFFMRGHVIEGSRRGRKIGVPTANLSFPSTKIIPKPGVYAGAAYLDGEWCPAAISIGNNPTFGDISENRVEVHIIDKNEDLYDQTLYVLFFERLRSERRFLDPERLVSQLKDDIKRTKGIFGCKTDLLSPFYTSSVLNCMMYRGTIPFVPGAGL, encoded by the coding sequence ATGATAGTGGTATTGGGGGCCTTCGACGGTTACCACTTAGGACATCAGAGGCTTTTCTCCGTTGCATCCGCCATGGCTGAGAGGGAATCCTGTGGATGGGCGGTGGTCTCTTTTACCCCTCATCCCAAGACAGTGCTGATGCACGAGAGAGTCTCATTGCTCTTCACGGAGGAAGAAAAGGTCCTTTTGAGGGAAATACTGTCCATTCCGACGATGATACAGTTCCCCTTTACCTCTCGACTTTCCTCGATGGACCCGGAGGATTTTTTTTCCTACATGGATAAGGAAATAGGCGTCTCCGGTGTAGTCGTCGGGGATAATTTCAGGTTCGGGAGGGAAAGAAGGGGAGACGTGGATACCCTTTCGGAGATATGTAGAGGCAAAGGAATTCCGTTTAGTTCGGTGCTTCCTGTGACCATCGATGGCTCCGTGGTCAGCAGTACTTCGATAAGGGATTTAATCTCTATGGGTAAAATTTCGGAGGCCTCGACTAGGCTAGGTTATCCTTTCTTCATGAGAGGTCACGTAATAGAAGGATCTAGAAGAGGACGAAAAATAGGGGTTCCTACGGCAAATCTATCCTTCCCGTCCACTAAGATAATCCCCAAACCAGGCGTGTACGCCGGTGCTGCCTATCTGGACGGCGAATGGTGCCCCGCGGCCATCTCGATCGGGAATAATCCCACGTTCGGCGATATATCGGAAAATAGGGTAGAGGTCCACATAATCGACAAAAACGAAGATCTCTACGATCAGACTCTATACGTTCTATTTTTTGAGAGACTCAGGTCTGAACGGCGTTTTCTCGATCCGGAAAGGCTCGTAAGTCAGTTAAAGGACGACATAAAGAGGACCAAGGGGATTTTCGGATGTAAAACCGATCTCCTTAGCCCTTTTTACACCTCCTCGGTCTTGAATTGTATGATGTACCGTGGTACAATTCCTTTCGTTCCAGGTGCGGGCCTGTAG
- a CDS encoding DUF1850 domain-containing protein: MREEILFDKYMYPGSLFETGYIHSVQKTPVEDVYVVVDGELWLWEERVVSHNAGLPSESPYRGYFLSDKEWMHFFGGRYSTKMYMLRVGNDVLGRNVCRFYGRSDWIDLFEIVPGKRCAVSVETKPFLTTLIRI, encoded by the coding sequence GTGAGAGAAGAGATCCTGTTCGATAAGTATATGTACCCTGGGAGCCTGTTCGAGACCGGCTATATCCACTCAGTTCAAAAAACTCCGGTAGAGGATGTCTACGTCGTTGTCGATGGAGAACTGTGGCTTTGGGAGGAGCGGGTCGTCTCCCACAATGCAGGTCTTCCATCTGAGTCCCCTTATCGTGGGTATTTCCTGTCGGATAAAGAGTGGATGCATTTTTTCGGTGGACGCTATAGCACGAAGATGTATATGCTGAGAGTCGGAAACGACGTGTTGGGGCGAAACGTATGCCGTTTTTACGGCCGATCCGACTGGATCGATCTATTCGAGATCGTTCCAGGTAAAAGATGCGCGGTTTCTGTAGAGACAAAACCTTTTTTAACTACTCTCATTAGGATTTAA
- a CDS encoding TRAP transporter permease: MSDILEGKIAEENQTIDLDDLRKKFDTEARYRELGDWQGMLITILAVSMSAFHFYTSGFGLLLALQQRAVHLAFVMSLVFLLYPARQSSPKDKIPLMDFALAAVAAYSALYLMINFNELVNRAGLPTQMDIVMGFICILLLLEATRRVSSPILPCIAIFFLIYCFYGRAFPELFQHRGFSIKRIINHMYLGTEGVFGIPLGVSATFVFMFILFGSVLEQTGLGKFIIDLAMALAGHSTGGPAKVAVLSSGLMGSISGSSVANVCTTGMFTIPLMKSVGYQSHFAGAVEAVASTGGQIMPPVMGAAAFIMAQFLGIPYIHVALAAIVPALLYYFAVMIQVHLEANRLGLKGLPKEQLPKLAPLLKEKGLLLLPIIGIIYFLIAGYTPLKAAFNGILISIAVSYFNRETWLTPKKLAAAFENGARGAIGVACACATVGIIVGTATLTGLGLRIASAVVAIAGGKLLPTLLLTMVACILLGAGLPTTANFIVTSTMCAPALFQLGVAPIAAYMFVLYFGIAADLSPPVALAAYAGAGIAGADPFKTGATAIKLALAGFLVPYIYAYNPILVLVNFTLGRFAMSVGTAVLGVFLLGMSTVGFYKCSMNPVFRIVALSGALCLLIPGIYSDLAGLSVLVVLHVLQAAKAKRLNASAA; this comes from the coding sequence TTGAGCGATATCTTAGAGGGAAAGATCGCCGAGGAAAATCAGACCATTGATCTCGACGATCTGAGAAAAAAATTCGATACCGAGGCCAGATACAGGGAGTTAGGGGATTGGCAGGGTATGTTGATAACTATCCTAGCTGTCTCTATGTCGGCGTTCCATTTTTATACCTCGGGTTTTGGGCTTTTGCTTGCCCTTCAACAGAGGGCGGTACACCTGGCTTTCGTCATGTCTCTGGTGTTCCTGCTTTATCCAGCAAGGCAGAGCTCGCCCAAGGATAAGATTCCCCTGATGGATTTTGCCTTGGCCGCAGTGGCAGCTTATTCTGCTCTTTACCTGATGATAAATTTCAACGAACTGGTCAATAGGGCGGGGCTTCCGACTCAGATGGATATAGTTATGGGCTTCATCTGTATATTGCTTTTGCTAGAGGCAACCAGAAGGGTATCCAGTCCGATATTGCCCTGCATAGCTATATTTTTTCTCATTTACTGTTTTTATGGAAGGGCTTTTCCTGAGCTTTTTCAGCATAGAGGATTCAGCATAAAGAGGATCATCAACCATATGTACCTCGGGACAGAGGGGGTTTTCGGTATCCCTCTCGGGGTATCGGCGACTTTCGTCTTTATGTTCATATTGTTTGGATCGGTCCTTGAACAGACCGGACTCGGAAAGTTCATCATCGATCTGGCTATGGCTCTGGCCGGACATAGCACCGGTGGTCCCGCCAAGGTCGCGGTTTTAAGCTCCGGACTTATGGGATCGATATCCGGTTCCTCCGTGGCTAACGTATGTACTACAGGTATGTTTACCATCCCATTGATGAAGAGCGTGGGCTATCAGAGTCATTTCGCCGGAGCGGTGGAAGCGGTCGCATCTACCGGAGGACAGATAATGCCACCGGTAATGGGAGCAGCGGCTTTCATAATGGCTCAGTTTCTTGGAATTCCCTACATACATGTTGCTCTGGCTGCTATCGTTCCGGCCTTGCTCTACTATTTCGCCGTGATGATTCAGGTTCATCTAGAGGCTAACCGACTTGGACTGAAGGGACTTCCCAAAGAACAATTGCCTAAATTGGCCCCCCTTTTGAAGGAAAAGGGGCTTTTGTTGCTCCCCATAATCGGTATCATCTATTTTCTGATCGCTGGATATACGCCTCTGAAGGCCGCCTTTAACGGCATCCTTATAAGCATAGCCGTGTCTTATTTCAACAGGGAGACCTGGCTTACCCCTAAAAAACTGGCTGCCGCGTTTGAAAACGGAGCCAGGGGGGCTATAGGGGTAGCCTGTGCCTGTGCTACCGTAGGTATAATAGTCGGGACAGCCACCTTGACCGGACTGGGCCTCAGAATAGCCAGCGCCGTGGTCGCCATAGCGGGCGGCAAGCTCCTTCCCACATTGTTGTTGACCATGGTCGCCTGTATTCTTCTAGGGGCCGGGTTACCTACGACGGCCAACTTTATAGTCACGAGCACCATGTGTGCACCGGCCTTGTTCCAGCTGGGAGTCGCTCCTATCGCCGCCTATATGTTCGTTCTCTACTTCGGTATAGCGGCGGATCTAAGCCCCCCCGTCGCGTTAGCAGCCTATGCCGGCGCTGGTATAGCGGGAGCCGATCCGTTTAAGACCGGGGCTACGGCTATAAAACTCGCCCTGGCAGGTTTCCTGGTTCCCTACATATACGCTTATAATCCGATATTGGTCTTGGTCAACTTCACGTTGGGGCGGTTCGCCATGTCAGTCGGTACGGCCGTGCTAGGGGTATTCCTCCTGGGGATGAGCACCGTCGGTTTCTACAAGTGTTCTATGAACCCGGTCTTTCGTATAGTCGCTTTGTCCGGTGCCCTCTGTCTGTTGATACCGGGTATTTACAGCGATTTAGCCGGACTCTCCGTTTTGGTTGTGTTGCATGTTCTTCAAGCCGCTAAAGCTAAACGGCTGAACGCTTCAGCCGCCTAG
- the rimP gene encoding ribosome maturation factor RimP — protein sequence MEGKNFPKEEIREIVESLGYEFIGLEVKKESAASFVRVYMDSLGGISVRDCEIVSRRINNWLEESGEDLLDDRYYLEVSSPGLERPLFSLDDFRRFSGKEASIRLNELVEGRRRINGIVSVSQDGSIRVENQDGAFEFPLEMILSAKLKYVLEKNKKTNSNRKKKGTKKKNKRKKVREEDQ from the coding sequence ATGGAGGGGAAAAACTTCCCTAAAGAAGAAATTCGTGAAATCGTCGAAAGCTTAGGTTATGAATTCATAGGTCTCGAGGTGAAAAAAGAATCCGCTGCCTCTTTTGTCAGGGTCTATATGGATTCTCTAGGTGGAATATCCGTGAGGGACTGCGAGATCGTCTCTCGAAGGATCAACAACTGGCTGGAGGAATCTGGAGAGGATCTTCTCGACGATCGCTATTATCTGGAGGTCAGTTCTCCCGGTTTAGAGAGACCGCTATTTAGCTTGGACGATTTTCGTCGTTTCTCGGGGAAAGAGGCATCCATCCGTTTGAATGAACTCGTCGAAGGACGCCGTCGCATAAATGGAATCGTCTCGGTGTCTCAGGATGGTTCGATAAGGGTGGAGAACCAAGACGGTGCTTTTGAGTTCCCTCTAGAGATGATCCTCTCCGCTAAATTAAAGTATGTTTTAGAAAAGAACAAAAAAACCAATAGTAACAGAAAAAAGAAGGGCACTAAAAAGAAAAACAAGAGAAAGAAAGTACGCGAGGAGGATCAGTAA
- the rnpM gene encoding RNase P modulator RnpM, with protein MCLVCRRHDVPANFIRVVRRPDGTVVVDDSGRVNGRGAYLCPSSRCVQTAFRQKRLDKALKVRVPEDVYLRLLERVKGLEDSDDA; from the coding sequence ATGTGTCTAGTATGTCGTAGACACGACGTACCCGCAAACTTTATTCGGGTAGTTCGTCGTCCCGACGGAACCGTCGTCGTAGACGATTCAGGAAGGGTCAACGGTCGAGGGGCATACCTATGCCCCTCTAGTCGCTGTGTTCAAACGGCGTTTCGTCAAAAACGTCTGGATAAAGCCCTCAAGGTAAGGGTGCCGGAGGACGTTTACCTTCGTTTGCTCGAGAGGGTTAAGGGCTTGGAGGATAGCGACGATGCCTGA
- the nusA gene encoding transcription termination factor NusA: MQLGSDFIRALMQLTEERNLSQSIILGSIEAALASAYKKYKEKNLEPEVKIDGETGDISIMEIRRVVDEVKNSDAELTSEEAAALGFPGLVEGDVVKTEVEIAPESFGRIAAQTARQVIIQRLKDAEREIIFNEFSERVGDMVNGVVFKAENDQILVRISERTEAMLPREERINGETYELGSRMKFYLLDVRQTTRGPRIVVSRTHPGLLRRLMELEIPEIRDGVVEIHGIVREAGARAKVAVTTLDPNVDPVGACVGNGGSRIKTISNELNGEKIDVVIWSDDPLQYIRNTLSPAKVVRVEPILEQEKSAKVFARPDQLSLAIGKAGQNVRLAARLTGWKVDINPLEAPEKDSMPTLQDLFEDIP; the protein is encoded by the coding sequence ATGCAGCTGGGGAGCGATTTTATTCGAGCTTTGATGCAGCTAACGGAGGAGCGTAATCTCTCTCAATCCATAATTCTGGGCAGTATTGAGGCGGCCCTGGCTTCGGCTTATAAAAAATACAAGGAAAAAAACCTCGAGCCCGAGGTGAAGATAGACGGAGAGACCGGAGATATCTCGATCATGGAGATCAGGCGAGTAGTAGATGAGGTAAAAAATTCCGACGCGGAGTTAACCTCCGAGGAGGCTGCTGCTCTAGGCTTCCCTGGTCTGGTAGAGGGAGATGTGGTCAAGACAGAAGTGGAGATCGCTCCTGAGAGCTTTGGACGTATAGCGGCTCAGACAGCCAGACAGGTGATAATCCAGCGTTTGAAAGATGCAGAGAGAGAAATTATCTTCAACGAGTTCTCCGAGAGAGTGGGAGACATGGTCAACGGTGTCGTCTTTAAGGCCGAAAACGACCAGATTCTCGTCCGTATAAGCGAGAGAACCGAGGCAATGTTACCCCGGGAAGAACGCATAAACGGAGAAACCTACGAACTGGGGTCGAGGATGAAATTCTATCTGTTAGACGTTCGTCAGACTACCAGAGGGCCTAGGATTGTTGTCTCCAGAACCCATCCTGGTTTGCTTCGTCGCCTTATGGAGCTGGAGATTCCGGAGATCCGAGACGGAGTGGTGGAGATACATGGGATCGTTCGGGAGGCCGGTGCCAGAGCCAAGGTCGCAGTGACGACATTGGATCCCAACGTCGATCCTGTCGGAGCCTGCGTCGGAAACGGTGGTTCCAGAATCAAGACCATAAGCAACGAACTTAACGGAGAAAAGATCGACGTGGTAATATGGAGCGATGATCCTCTTCAATACATAAGGAATACCCTTTCTCCTGCTAAGGTAGTCAGGGTGGAGCCGATTTTGGAGCAGGAGAAATCCGCCAAGGTATTTGCCCGTCCCGATCAGCTCTCTCTCGCCATAGGGAAAGCGGGGCAAAATGTTCGTCTCGCTGCCCGTCTTACCGGGTGGAAAGTGGACATCAATCCTTTGGAGGCACCGGAAAAGGATTCGATGCCGACTTTGCAGGATTTGTTCGAAGATATCCCATAA